In the genome of Pyxicephalus adspersus unplaced genomic scaffold, UCB_Pads_2.0 Sca156, whole genome shotgun sequence, the window TGAAGAGACACGCAGCCTGCAAACCAAAAATCCACGACACAAAAACAAAACGGGGAGGAGAACCACAGCACGGCGCAGCACCATAACAGCAACACCAAACACACAAAAGACCAGAAACCAAAATACAAACAACCAGGAgacatattattaaattatatgaaaacaTAGAAGGATGGGATATTGGTTTGCCCACCACTTCTCCCATGTTGAATACCATGGTACAGTGCTAATGATTAAACAAATAACttaacattattatacattagATTATTCAAATAGTTTATTCCATGTGGTAAGCATTTCACAATCATAATTCACTTCAGTGtgtcaaatataatttttctgtttttatccgCTGCAGTGCTGTATGGTATGATACCCTTAAAACAATCCACCGTGCTAGCACATTGATGTAGTCAGAGTGAATGCAGTTAGATGTTGCTACAAAACtcctgaaaaaaatctttattgattaTCCAGAGAAGCACTGAATTTCCTTCTGCCCAAAACTCTGCTAAAGCGATTTGTGTGAAGATGAACCCAGAACCTGAAGGATGAAACAACAAAGCAGCAGTTTTCATGGTAGAACAGATTTAGTACACCCCATCCCTTTGTGGGCAATGTTTATTTGTGTGTACGTGTCATGTGACACATTTGCAGTGCTCTGTATATGCGGTGTCCATTCCTTGTATCTATAAGATGCTGAGAATAAAGCTGCATGTTAGAATAATGACATTCCAGCATCCATGCACTCACCTAATATTAGGTCTACAGTgattataaagcagggaatctgacattcactccgAATTTCATGTTTTCTGCTGGGGAATCTCCTAAATTCATGTGTTTCAGTAATATGTTATTCACCAGGGAAttttccagtgaatgtcagattggaGAAAGGTTGGGGTTGGAGAAATATAGGAGAGAGGGTGTATTACGCTGCACAAATTGCTGAGAATTTTCCCAATCCCATCTCTCCCCCTGTGATGTCACCAGGCTCTGGGCGGATTTTTTACATCTGATCCCCTCCACAGATCTTTATACAACCTCTCCATACATATAACCCAGCATGGAGGGGCTCAGTGAATGAGGCGGTGAATGTGTGGAGGGGTTGGATGGGGTCACACAGATCATAAAAGGAGATCTGCCCGGCCTCGTAATCCAGATATATCCTGACTCTGTTACTGGAGATATTGGCAGGTAAGAGGATCTCATTACTGTCATGTCTCACTGAGTACTCGTTACCTGACCTGACAAAACACCAGGACTTCTTATTATTTCCAATCACTGACTGATCCCATCCTCTCCTCTCTATACTAGGGTAACTCATCCCCACTATCCACCCATCTGATCCCCCAACATCCACATCCCAGTAATGTCTTCCTGAGGAGAAACTCTGACTGCTTAACACCTGAGAACACCACTGAAATCTCTGCGGTGTATCTGGGCGATTCTGGTCTATATCTGTCCAGGATGCAGATTTCCTGTCCTCTGATATAAGTAGATTATTATTAGCTGTGCTTACATCCAGTGATATATGCTCAGCTCCCTGTATATAGAAGTATACATTTACCCCTCTTATTATATCAGACAATGTGTGTAAGACCCCAGCCACATCCAAATCCCCCCCATCATGGAGGAGTTTATCATGTCTCTCTCTATCATCTCCATCCTCAGTATCACACAAGTCCCCCGTGTCTGATTCCTGTAAGACGGTCAGTGGATCCGCCATGTTACACAGCTCCTCAATGTGATGGATCTTCCTGGACAGCTCGTCCTTCTTTATTTCCAGCTCCTGGATCATATCCGACATGGATAATGAGACCCGCTCTGCCTTCCCGGAGATCTCACTCAGGACTCTCTTCTCCAGGTCTTCCAGATGTCTCCTGAGATCTCTAAACAGGACAGTGACTGTCTCTGTGTCACCGGCTGCTTTTTCTTCTactttcctcctgtgttcctgcAGACTCTGCACTCttccctccatctcctctctCCTTATCAGCAGTTGCTGCAgaatatttctcattttattccttttctttccagAGGCCTCATCCAGTGACTCAATCTCATGTCCTATGTGTTTCCCAATCAGACAGCAGGACACACAGACACAAGTCTCATCCTCAGTGCAGTAATACTCCAGGATCTTCTTATGGATGGAGCATTTCCTGCTCTCCAGGGACAAGGTGGGGTCACATAAGATGTGTTCTGGTCCCTTGTTGTGGACTCTCAGGTGTTTATCACACAGGTAAACCTCACAGAGCAGACAGGATATAACAGCAGGTACAGGTAGGTCCACACAGTGAGTACAGAGGACCCCGGACTCCTCCTGATCTGGCTCAGCAGACAGGAAATTCTTTGCTATGTTATTCAGTTTTATGTTCCTCTGCAGTGCAGGCTGCTCCTGGAACTTCTGTCTGCATTCAGGACAGGAATAATCTCCAGACCCCTCCTGTGTATCCAGCACACGGGTAATACAGACCCGGCAGAAGTTGTGTCCACATTTCAGGGTTACAGGATCTGTGTAAATGTTCAGACAGATAGAACATTCCAGCTCAGCTCTCAGATAAGCAGACGCCATTGCTGATAGAAGAACGGAGAAATGAAAGTGAAGTCTCCCAATTCAGCAAGCTAGATGTGTCACTTACATGGAATTCAGCTGACATGTGAGAGGGTTGGGTCTATGCTTACTCTTCTCTCCATTCATATTTAAACAGAGAAGGATCAGTGCCTTTACATTGGAGAGTTATTGAAAAGTCATAATATCGCTGTGTGAGGAGTTAGTGGAATGAACAAATCTTCCAGCAAAGCAGAGTaaatcaggaaaggaaaatagaGAAAGGAGCTTTGTCCTCTAGCAGAGCAGAGAATTTCAGAAGAGAATTAGATAAAGGGAGAGCAGAGTCCTCCACCAGGCAATGTATTTCAGAGGAGGATATTGTTAATATATTGATACAACAATATTCACATCACAGCATCATACTGTAAATAGAATACATAGTTCGTCAATATCTCAAGAAGTCAGACAATTATATAgaacagaaaatcttttttcaCACCCTTCCAAACATTCCAATTGTTGGTATTTCCCAAACTGTAGACCTTTAATACATCTCTGAAATAATAAAGTCTGCTTTTCCTTGATAAAGAAAAATTTCATTGCAGAGTTACCTTTGTCCTGCTTGCTAGTGGTGATACAGTACATTGTTCCCTGGGTATTATTACATGACCAGGTTAGCTCAGATCTTTGCCCCCTCTTCTTTCCCCGCACTTAAAATTCTTCCCCCCGAActctcaccccccccccaccccccaattgCTTACCAGCCATCCCCCCTTCCTTAAAAACACACGGACACCTGCTTGGGATTAAAAtagctggcaagcagccgtttatttaacaaagataaacatctttaattaaccataaataacaataatataactttatttaaatatcatataTTACATGAACAAACATATACATGAACAAACATTATCCAAATATTAACATAATACTAACATTTTTGGATTtgctaacatataaaactttcctTAGTACTTATAAATAACTGTAAACCAAACCCCTTATTTAAACACTGTGCCTTTTTGCACTATTTCCAAAATTAACTCCAGTTTTAACCACAAGGAtgcaggtctaggaaaggtaaagtccgctccaccaaatgtaattcaccattttgtACCGCAtcggcccctagccacccaggaCCACCTCAGGGGCCCCAACATAACACCAATAATGGGCACCCTACCGCTGAGTTGCCCTTCCAAAATTGATCAaaaggactcttaccctcctagcCCCAACTGCCATATGTCCTACCCTTAAATAAAGGGAGGGCTGGTGGGAAATTCTTCTTCCTGCAGAAAACTGTCCCTTGCTTCCGATGGACCCACCACCTAACCCCTCCACGCTCCTCCCAGCCCCTAACTACTCCCACCTTTCTCTCCTCCACACTTACCCTTACTACTCTTGCCGGGGGCACTCCTGTCATGACGGTCCTACGCCCAGTCTC includes:
- the LOC140344910 gene encoding E3 ubiquitin/ISG15 ligase TRIM25-like; translated protein: MASAYLRAELECSICLNIYTDPVTLKCGHNFCRVCITRVLDTQEGSGDYSCPECRQKFQEQPALQRNIKLNNIAKNFLSAEPDQEESGVLCTHCVDLPVPAVISCLLCEVYLCDKHLRVHNKGPEHILCDPTLSLESRKCSIHKKILEYYCTEDETCVCVSCCLIGKHIGHEIESLDEASGKKRNKMRNILQQLLIRREEMEGRVQSLQEHRRKVEEKAAGDTETVTVLFRDLRRHLEDLEKRVLSEISGKAERVSLSMSDMIQELEIKKDELSRKIHHIEELCNMADPLTVLQESDTGDLCDTEDGDDRERHDKLLHDGGDLDVAGVLHTLSDIIRGVNVYFYIQGAEHISLDVSTANNNLLISEDRKSASWTDIDQNRPDTPQRFQWCSQVLSSQSFSSGRHYWDVDVGGSDGWIVGMSYPSIERRGWDQSVIGNNKKSWCFVRSGNEYSVRHDSNEILLPANISSNRVRIYLDYEAGQISFYDLCDPIQPLHTFTASFTEPLHAGLYVWRGCIKICGGDQM